The Chryseolinea soli genome contains a region encoding:
- a CDS encoding purple acid phosphatase family protein — translation MKNVSVKFLVLLAGAILVVFSLQAQTGKAIPAQVQVNPQALNFILMGDWGRVGADHQKEVAAQMGKTAETADVDFVITTGDNFYPEGVVSEFDPLWRYSFEDIYTAFSLQRDWHPVLGNHDYGSNPDAEVAYSKISRRWRMPARYYTEVFNLGGDTTQQALFVFIDTTPLIKSYYKGKGHKVHDQDSTAQVKWIEQTLAKASPNVKWKFVVGHHPMYTGGGRTEGNDTRAIRRMLEPIFEKYKVDAFLAGHEHSLQHMVAANGLNHFISGAASEHTPARMLPISKFSKSEYGFMLVSLTREKFLVQVIDYKGAVLYTTQLVK, via the coding sequence ATGAAAAACGTATCCGTGAAATTTCTCGTCTTGCTGGCCGGCGCCATCCTCGTGGTCTTTTCGTTGCAGGCCCAAACCGGCAAGGCAATCCCCGCCCAAGTCCAGGTGAACCCGCAAGCCCTCAATTTTATCCTGATGGGCGACTGGGGCCGCGTGGGCGCTGATCATCAAAAGGAGGTGGCGGCACAAATGGGCAAGACCGCCGAAACGGCCGACGTGGATTTTGTCATCACTACCGGCGACAATTTTTATCCCGAAGGCGTGGTCAGTGAATTTGATCCGTTGTGGAGATATTCCTTCGAAGACATTTATACGGCCTTTTCGCTCCAACGCGATTGGCACCCCGTGCTGGGCAACCACGACTATGGCTCCAACCCGGACGCAGAGGTGGCCTATTCGAAGATCAGCCGCCGGTGGCGTATGCCCGCACGCTACTACACCGAGGTGTTCAACCTTGGCGGCGACACGACCCAGCAAGCGCTTTTTGTCTTTATCGATACCACGCCGCTCATCAAAAGCTACTACAAGGGCAAAGGTCACAAGGTGCATGACCAGGACAGCACGGCCCAGGTGAAATGGATCGAGCAAACGCTGGCCAAGGCATCGCCGAATGTGAAATGGAAATTTGTCGTGGGGCATCATCCCATGTACACCGGCGGCGGCCGCACCGAAGGCAATGACACCCGCGCCATCCGCCGGATGTTGGAGCCTATTTTTGAAAAATATAAAGTTGACGCCTTCCTCGCCGGACACGAGCATAGCCTGCAACACATGGTGGCGGCCAACGGGCTAAACCATTTTATTTCCGGCGCCGCTTCGGAACATACCCCGGCGCGTATGCTGCCCATTAGTAAATTCTCTAAATCCGAATATGGCTTTATGCTGGTTTCCCTCACCCGCGAGAAATTCCTCGTGCAGGTGATCGACTACAAAGGAGCCGTTCTATATACAACTCAACTGGTAAAATGA
- a CDS encoding alkaline phosphatase, whose amino-acid sequence MTTRQLLGICAISFAAVNASAQEFNSSAIFSHNDYKNPVPFFAAYDKQVGFIEADVFLNNGKLLVAHEAAEQDTTRTLQALYLRPLQDKIARNKGNAYADQGKFLTLMIDLKTEGAATLDALVNSLKMYPSLIGCPTLRITVSGDMPAPQLWSRYPEFIHFDGRPGVAYTEEQLRRVALVSASFGSYSKWNGKGVIVQLERDQLNAVIKDAHSKGKPMRFWGTPDMVNAWIKFMDLKIDVINTDHVLEVSDFLIRFPKNSFRNAEVHTVYTPQYNVKRWKKTPKNVILIIGDGTGLAQWYSGYTGNHGQLNIFQLTDIGFSVTTSADNYITDSAAGGTAMATGTKTNNRFIGVDPKGASLTTLAEKCKRNNFNVAIISNGDITDATPASFYAHQNERSKSEAIAQDFTSSNVDILVGGGEKAFQSRKDNQNLLTALASKNYAVSTSFSSIDTVRSNRFVILEDAAVVSKIKGRKDFVSRSLTKSLAHLSGQRQPFFMMTEGAQIDWGGHDNNMEYVVREVLDLDQAVGEAMKFVDQNNETLLIITADHETGGLSLLDGNISEGSVLGNFSTNDHTGIAVPVFSYGPGAEMFRGVYQNTEINKKIEKLLSLR is encoded by the coding sequence ATGACAACAAGACAATTATTAGGTATCTGCGCGATAAGTTTCGCCGCCGTGAACGCATCGGCACAAGAATTTAATTCATCGGCCATTTTTTCACACAACGACTACAAAAATCCGGTTCCTTTTTTTGCCGCCTACGACAAGCAAGTGGGCTTCATAGAAGCGGATGTATTTCTCAACAATGGCAAGCTGCTGGTGGCGCACGAAGCAGCGGAGCAAGACACCACTAGAACATTGCAGGCCCTTTATCTGCGACCGCTGCAAGATAAAATTGCCCGCAACAAAGGAAATGCCTATGCTGACCAAGGCAAATTCTTGACGCTGATGATCGATCTGAAAACAGAAGGGGCAGCCACATTGGATGCCCTGGTCAATAGTTTGAAGATGTATCCTTCACTGATCGGGTGCCCCACATTGCGCATCACGGTGAGTGGAGATATGCCCGCACCACAATTGTGGTCGCGCTACCCGGAATTCATTCACTTTGATGGCCGGCCCGGTGTTGCCTATACCGAAGAGCAATTGCGTCGTGTAGCGCTAGTGAGTGCAAGTTTCGGGTCGTATAGCAAGTGGAATGGAAAAGGTGTGATCGTGCAGTTGGAACGCGACCAACTGAATGCCGTGATCAAGGATGCCCACAGCAAGGGCAAGCCGATGCGTTTCTGGGGCACGCCCGATATGGTGAACGCCTGGATCAAATTTATGGATCTGAAAATCGATGTCATCAATACCGATCACGTACTGGAGGTTTCGGATTTCCTGATCCGTTTCCCGAAGAACTCTTTTCGCAACGCGGAAGTGCATACGGTATATACACCTCAATATAACGTGAAGCGTTGGAAGAAAACGCCGAAGAACGTCATCCTCATCATTGGCGATGGCACCGGTCTGGCCCAATGGTACAGCGGCTATACGGGCAACCACGGTCAGCTCAATATTTTTCAGCTCACCGACATCGGCTTCTCCGTGACCACTTCTGCGGATAACTACATCACCGACTCCGCTGCAGGAGGTACGGCCATGGCCACGGGCACCAAGACCAACAATCGCTTCATTGGTGTGGATCCCAAAGGCGCGAGCCTGACCACCCTTGCTGAAAAATGCAAGCGCAACAATTTCAATGTGGCCATCATCTCCAACGGTGACATTACCGACGCAACACCCGCTTCGTTCTATGCCCATCAAAACGAACGCAGCAAAAGCGAAGCGATCGCCCAGGATTTCACCTCGAGCAATGTTGATATTCTCGTGGGAGGCGGAGAGAAAGCATTTCAAAGCCGCAAAGACAATCAAAACCTGTTGACCGCGCTGGCGTCGAAAAACTACGCCGTGAGTACGTCGTTTTCGTCGATCGACACCGTGAGATCAAATCGTTTTGTGATCCTGGAAGACGCTGCGGTGGTCTCGAAGATCAAGGGACGCAAGGATTTTGTTTCCCGCTCGCTGACGAAGAGTCTGGCGCACCTTTCTGGTCAACGCCAGCCGTTTTTTATGATGACCGAAGGAGCGCAGATCGATTGGGGTGGTCATGATAATAATATGGAGTATGTGGTTCGCGAAGTGCTCGACCTGGACCAGGCGGTGGGAGAGGCGATGAAGTTTGTGGATCAGAATAACGAGACGTTGCTCATCATCACAGCCGATCATGAGACGGGTGGTTTGTCATTGCTGGACGGCAATATTTCGGAGGGGTCGGTGTTGGGTAATTTTAGTACGAACGATCATACGGGGATCGCGGTGCCGGTGTTTTCTTATGGGCCCGGGGCGGAGATGTTTAGGGGGGTATATCAGAATACGGAGATTAATAAGAAGATTGAGAAGTTGTTGTCGCTGCGATAA
- a CDS encoding sulfatase-like hydrolase/transferase, which yields MIKLLRCGVVMLLLLPAMIGTAQQKMKTENVFIITFDGYRWQELFHGADRALIGEKKYVEDTTALKKNFWAETAVERRQKLMPFFWSVIAQKGQLYGNREYGNLVNCSNGMWFSYPGYNEILCGFADDARIHSNDKLENPNVTVLEFLNKQAAFKGKVAAFGSWDVFPFIIHEKRSGVLVNAGYEPASGANLSEREKFLNVLQNELPRPWSEVRMDGFTHHYALEYIAKQKPRVMFISFGETDDFAHGGKYDAYLTSAHQTDKFIELLWNELQSQAAYKDKTTLIITTDHGRGTEPLDNWRSHGTKVTGSDQIWFAVLGPDTPAKGEMKEAGQYYQNQVAKTAATLLGVTYENEKKTGEAIKPALPGK from the coding sequence ATGATCAAGCTTTTAAGATGTGGTGTAGTCATGCTGCTTCTGTTGCCGGCCATGATCGGCACAGCGCAACAAAAAATGAAGACGGAGAATGTTTTTATCATCACCTTCGACGGTTATCGTTGGCAGGAATTATTTCATGGCGCCGACAGAGCCCTGATCGGCGAAAAGAAATATGTGGAAGACACCACGGCATTGAAGAAAAATTTCTGGGCCGAAACGGCGGTGGAGCGACGCCAGAAACTAATGCCTTTTTTCTGGTCGGTGATTGCACAAAAAGGTCAGCTGTATGGCAACCGGGAATATGGCAACCTTGTGAACTGTTCCAACGGTATGTGGTTTTCTTACCCCGGCTATAACGAGATCCTCTGCGGCTTTGCAGACGACGCGCGCATTCACAGCAACGATAAGCTTGAAAATCCAAATGTGACCGTGTTGGAGTTTCTGAACAAGCAAGCGGCGTTCAAGGGGAAAGTGGCGGCCTTTGGCTCGTGGGATGTTTTTCCTTTTATCATTCATGAAAAGCGAAGTGGTGTGCTGGTCAACGCCGGTTATGAACCGGCCAGCGGTGCAAATCTTTCGGAGCGAGAGAAATTTTTGAACGTGTTGCAAAACGAATTGCCCCGGCCCTGGAGTGAGGTCAGGATGGACGGTTTCACGCATCACTACGCCCTGGAATACATAGCCAAACAAAAACCGCGGGTCATGTTCATCTCGTTTGGCGAAACCGACGACTTCGCCCATGGCGGGAAGTATGACGCTTACCTCACATCGGCGCATCAAACCGATAAATTCATAGAACTGCTTTGGAACGAGCTTCAATCACAAGCAGCCTACAAAGACAAGACCACCCTGATCATCACCACCGATCATGGACGTGGCACCGAGCCGCTGGATAATTGGCGTAGTCATGGAACAAAAGTCACAGGGTCGGATCAAATATGGTTCGCCGTGTTGGGACCCGACACGCCCGCGAAAGGAGAAATGAAAGAGGCCGGTCAATACTACCAAAATCAAGTAGCGAAGACAGCCGCTACGCTTTTGGGGGTGACCTATGAGAATGAAAAGAAAACCGGCGAGGCGATAAAGCCTGCGCTTCCTGGCAAATGA
- a CDS encoding alkaline phosphatase family protein codes for MRIRVVLFLCLIVVGAAAQQRKTENLIVITLDGFRWQEVFAGADSTLLFSNRYSDPDFNRTAFWDDSPEARREKLMPFLWEVLANQGQLYGNRTFDNRVVCANPYSASYPGYSELFTGFVDKSLMSNKKKENPNSNMLEAVQARPDFRDKVGVFSTWDAVPYILRTDRNHITTNSPRAYSHGTSSTRDSITFAQAFDYLKRNHPKVLYISFDATDAFAHGGHYDQYLQAAHRIDRMIAALWTWTRSQEDYREKTSLLITTDHGRGKNSRSSWVRHGTFTPGSGQTWFALMGPDTPPLGELKTKTRYYQKQLAQTMANILGVDFSPSHRVAPAIAGTVAYPVYTGR; via the coding sequence ATGCGAATACGCGTTGTCCTCTTTCTTTGCCTGATCGTTGTGGGCGCTGCCGCCCAACAGCGAAAAACTGAAAATCTGATCGTGATCACCCTCGACGGATTCCGGTGGCAGGAAGTATTTGCCGGCGCCGATTCCACGTTGCTCTTTAGCAATCGATATAGCGACCCTGATTTCAATAGGACGGCATTCTGGGACGACTCCCCTGAAGCGCGCCGGGAGAAATTGATGCCCTTCCTCTGGGAGGTACTGGCCAACCAAGGCCAGCTCTACGGCAACCGCACGTTCGACAATCGTGTGGTTTGCGCCAATCCCTACTCAGCTTCCTATCCAGGCTACAGCGAACTGTTTACCGGCTTTGTGGACAAGTCTCTGATGTCGAACAAAAAGAAGGAAAATCCAAACAGCAATATGCTTGAAGCCGTGCAAGCCCGGCCTGACTTTCGCGACAAGGTTGGTGTTTTTTCAACGTGGGACGCGGTGCCCTATATTTTGCGCACGGACCGGAACCACATCACCACAAATTCGCCTCGCGCTTATTCCCACGGCACCTCCTCCACACGCGACAGCATTACTTTCGCGCAAGCCTTCGACTATCTAAAACGCAACCATCCCAAAGTGCTCTACATCAGCTTCGATGCGACCGATGCCTTTGCACATGGAGGACACTATGATCAATACTTACAGGCCGCTCACCGGATAGACCGGATGATCGCAGCACTTTGGACCTGGACCCGGTCGCAGGAAGACTACCGGGAGAAAACCTCGCTGCTCATCACCACCGACCACGGTCGTGGAAAAAATTCGCGATCATCCTGGGTCAGGCATGGAACCTTTACGCCGGGCTCCGGGCAGACCTGGTTCGCTTTGATGGGACCGGACACACCGCCGCTTGGGGAGCTCAAGACAAAAACGCGTTACTATCAAAAGCAATTGGCGCAAACCATGGCCAATATACTGGGTGTTGATTTCTCGCCGTCCCACCGGGTAGCCCCAGCCATCGCAGGGACCGTCGCTTACCCAGTCTATACAGGAAGATAA
- a CDS encoding metallophosphoesterase family protein encodes MRRLIFLLAVAMMACGRHDTAAPVTYKSYSALFAPDDDVRRLQLVAEFNKWDAPSLPATETFDSSWTYMQGDPKEGLQAVCKKVEGTRVDLPHRLTLPNTPMWYSKMIDLHTPGVLTIRADDGAQLYINNKPLSRLHNNEFPVDTSGRLTLTIRVLNNAMAGGLRHVSFATREQYKIFNEQSALHIRRKRLMEKVRLLTVPVEGVFEKMENAIRQKDEASLRAAEETLSAYPYFTGPWLQWNDPQRMTVSLELDGDLPVELRLQLKGDRWQEPMIQKGKKVSFVLTNLLPDTAYSYTLTSGKTQSSVFTFRTPAPDRPFSFNVWADSQSGIDNFRQNVSNLSGYDDAFGVGAGDIVSNGATAEEWRMFFNVLGASSAERPYFLVPGNHDYDGYYDDLQPERYKHYLPQIPQNYFSWRYGPCAFIALDPNERFPIDIPSSSRQYQWFREQLESEQWKTATWHFVFLHQPPYSQGWAGYQGDETIRRLLEPVIESSSIDFVVAGHTHDYERLTKMYGRQQTTFLIVGGAGGSLEPEESSATPQMDTVLKVHHMGRFYVAGRSLRFEAIDISKKVVDSFLRTK; translated from the coding sequence ATGAGAAGATTGATCTTTCTTTTGGCTGTGGCGATGATGGCCTGTGGCAGGCACGATACGGCGGCGCCCGTAACCTATAAATCCTACAGCGCATTGTTCGCACCCGACGACGATGTGAGGCGACTGCAGCTTGTCGCGGAGTTTAATAAATGGGATGCCCCGTCACTACCGGCGACAGAAACGTTCGACAGCAGTTGGACGTACATGCAGGGCGATCCGAAAGAAGGTTTGCAAGCTGTTTGCAAAAAAGTGGAAGGCACTCGCGTCGATCTCCCTCACCGCCTGACGCTGCCCAACACACCGATGTGGTATTCGAAAATGATCGACCTACACACACCCGGTGTCCTCACTATCCGTGCCGACGATGGCGCGCAACTCTATATTAATAACAAGCCCCTATCGCGGTTGCACAACAACGAATTTCCCGTCGATACCAGTGGCCGCCTGACCCTTACCATCCGCGTGCTGAACAATGCCATGGCTGGCGGTTTGCGGCACGTTTCGTTTGCCACGCGCGAACAATACAAAATATTCAACGAGCAATCGGCGCTGCACATTCGCCGGAAGCGTCTGATGGAAAAAGTGCGGCTGCTGACCGTTCCGGTGGAAGGTGTGTTTGAAAAAATGGAAAACGCGATCCGGCAAAAAGATGAAGCATCACTCCGGGCGGCCGAGGAAACCTTGAGTGCCTATCCTTATTTCACCGGTCCCTGGCTGCAATGGAACGACCCGCAGCGCATGACCGTATCGTTGGAATTGGATGGTGATTTACCGGTGGAATTACGTCTGCAGTTGAAAGGCGACCGTTGGCAGGAGCCGATGATTCAAAAAGGAAAGAAAGTATCATTTGTTCTAACGAACCTGTTGCCCGATACGGCCTATTCCTACACCTTGACATCCGGGAAGACGCAATCTTCCGTTTTCACTTTTCGCACTCCGGCGCCCGATCGCCCCTTCAGCTTTAATGTTTGGGCCGACAGCCAATCCGGCATCGACAATTTTCGACAAAACGTGAGCAACCTCTCCGGCTACGACGATGCTTTCGGAGTTGGGGCGGGCGATATTGTGAGCAACGGTGCGACGGCGGAAGAGTGGCGGATGTTCTTCAATGTGCTTGGCGCGTCATCGGCCGAAAGACCGTATTTCCTGGTGCCGGGCAATCACGACTATGATGGTTACTACGATGACCTTCAACCCGAACGATACAAACATTATCTTCCCCAGATACCACAAAATTATTTCAGTTGGCGTTATGGCCCCTGTGCTTTTATTGCGCTGGATCCAAACGAACGGTTCCCGATCGACATCCCGTCGTCGTCCCGCCAATATCAGTGGTTTCGTGAACAACTGGAGTCGGAACAGTGGAAGACCGCTACGTGGCATTTTGTCTTTCTGCATCAACCGCCCTATTCTCAAGGCTGGGCCGGCTATCAAGGCGACGAAACGATCCGCCGGTTGCTCGAACCGGTCATCGAATCTTCTTCTATCGACTTTGTCGTTGCCGGTCATACGCACGACTATGAGCGCCTCACGAAAATGTATGGGCGTCAGCAAACCACGTTTCTGATTGTAGGGGGTGCGGGTGGTTCGCTAGAGCCCGAGGAATCGTCGGCCACACCGCAGATGGACACGGTGCTGAAGGTGCACCACATGGGAAGGTTTTATGTTGCGGGAAGGTCGTTGCGTTTTGAGGCGATCGACATTTCCAAAAAGGTTGTCGACAGCTTTCTGCGGACAAAGTAG